The DNA window CTCGACGCATTCGTTGAGCACAGCGTGAGGCGGTGTCTTGCTGTAGCGCAGCTGATAGAGCCCCAGCAGCAGCAGGTATTTGACCGGCATATCGCTGCGACGCAGCGGACGTTCAAGGCGGCTGTCCAGCTCGTGGTTAAGGCGATACCACCAGCGGCAGGTGCCGAAGCACCAATCCTGCAGGCGGCCCCGCTCGGCAGGTGTCAAATCAATCAGTTGTGGCGGCAGGCACTGGTTGAGCGAACGCCCCTGCTCTACCACCTGGCTCAGCACCCGCACGGCACGACCATGCAGGCCGGGTTTGCGGGTGCCAGGCCCGTTCGGCGTACCTTTCGGAGGCGTCATTGTAAAAGCGCCCCCTGCTGCAGAACCGGTTTCCCGCCATTGACGATATCAGTCACGGACTGCGCACGCCCCCCGGGAAGCTGTAGCTTGATCAGGCTGAGTGCACCCTCACCGCAGCGCACCACGATGCCATTGCGATCCCGGCTGACCACGCACCCGGGCGGAGCATCAGCTGCGCCTGACGGTAGATCGACCACAGCGGCCTCAAGCACGCGGATACGGTTGTCGCCGTCATCGGTATAGGCGACCGGCCAGGGGTTGAAGGCGCGGATCTGGCGCTCCAGCGCCAGGGCCGAACGCGTCCAGTCGATCGCAGCTTCGGCTTTGTTCAGTTTGTGGGCGTACACGGCCTGCGTGTCGTCCTGGGCCTGGGGCACCAGTTCGTCCTGTTGCAGACCCAGCAGCGCATCCACCAGTGCTTCGCCGCCCACCTGGGCGAGACGGTCGTGCAATGAGCCGCCGGTATCTCTGTCATTGATAGGTACAGCCCGGGTCAGCAGCATGGCGCCGGTGTCGAGA is part of the Hydrocarboniclastica marina genome and encodes:
- the fmt gene encoding methionyl-tRNA formyltransferase, yielding MLRLVFAGTPDFAASSLQALIDAGHELAAVYTQPDRPAGRGRKAQASPVKTLALAHGIPVEQPENLKDSAAQARLAGYKADAMIVAAYGLLLPPRVLTLPRLGCLNVHASLLPRWRGAAPIQRAIAAGDTETGITIMQMDEGLDTGAMLLTRAVPINDRDTGGSLHDRLAQVGGEALVDALLGLQQDELVPQAQDDTQAVYAHKLNKAEAAIDWTRSALALERQIRAFNPWPVAYTDDGDNRIRVLEAAVVDLPSGAADAPPGCVVSRDRNGIVVRCGEGALSLIKLQLPGGRAQSVTDIVNGGKPVLQQGALLQ